Proteins found in one Sporosarcina jeotgali genomic segment:
- the rimM gene encoding ribosome maturation factor RimM (Essential for efficient processing of 16S rRNA), whose translation MQWFNVGQLVNTHGVQGEVRVTPRTDFPEERFAVGSELSLFMPNETAPIKLKISGSRIHKNFYLLTFENHFNLSHVEKYKTGMLKISEKQLSELGENEFYYHEIKGCDVVTLEGDSIGKVTDILETGANDVWTVTPAQGKPHYIPYIEDIVKEIDIENKKITIEVMEGLLS comes from the coding sequence ATGCAATGGTTTAACGTCGGACAACTCGTGAATACACATGGAGTACAAGGTGAAGTGCGTGTCACACCTCGGACAGACTTCCCGGAAGAACGGTTTGCAGTCGGCAGTGAGCTATCTCTGTTCATGCCAAACGAGACTGCACCCATCAAGCTTAAAATCTCCGGGTCGCGCATTCACAAAAATTTCTACTTGCTCACTTTTGAAAACCATTTCAATCTCAGTCACGTAGAAAAATACAAAACAGGGATGCTGAAAATATCAGAGAAGCAACTTAGTGAACTTGGTGAAAACGAATTCTATTATCACGAAATCAAAGGATGCGATGTTGTCACTCTCGAAGGGGACTCAATCGGCAAGGTTACAGATATATTAGAAACCGGCGCAAATGATGTGTGGACTGTTACACCTGCGCAAGGTAAACCACACTACATTCCTTATATTGAAGATATCGTCAAAGAGATCGATATCGAAAATAAGAAAATTACGATTGAGGTCATGGAAGGGCTTCTTTCATGA
- the rplS gene encoding 50S ribosomal protein L19 yields the protein MQQLIADITKDQLKSDLPAFRPGDTVRLHVKIVEGTRERIQLFEGVVIKRRGGGISESFTVRKISNGVGVERTFPVHTPKIVKLEVTRRGKVRRAKLYYLRNLRGKAARIKELR from the coding sequence ATGCAACAACTAATTGCAGATATTACAAAAGATCAGCTTAAAAGCGATCTACCGGCATTCCGTCCGGGAGACACAGTGCGTTTGCACGTAAAAATCGTTGAGGGAACGCGCGAGCGTATTCAGCTATTTGAAGGTGTCGTTATCAAGCGTCGTGGAGGCGGAATCAGTGAGTCATTCACAGTTCGCAAAATCTCTAACGGTGTTGGCGTGGAGCGTACATTCCCTGTACACACACCAAAAATCGTAAAATTAGAAGTGACTCGTCGCGGTAAAGTACGTCGTGCGAAGTTGTACTACCTTCGCAACTTGCGCGGAAAAGCTGCACGTATCAAAGAACTTCGATAA
- the trmD gene encoding tRNA (guanosine(37)-N1)-methyltransferase TrmD, translating to MNISILSLFPEMFEGVLHTSILKKAQENKAVSFSVTDFRNYSENKHHKVDDYPYGGGAGMVLKPEPLFNAVEAVTEGAVKPPRVILMCPQGERFTQAKAEELASEENLVFICGHYEGYDERIREHLVTDELSIGDFVLTGGEIASMAIIDSVVRLLPGVLGNNASSVEDSFSTGLLEHPHYTRPATYKGFSVPDVLLSGNHGEIDKWRMEQSLRRTLERRPDLLDKISLTPEQDKMLKKLKSNR from the coding sequence ATGAATATCAGTATTCTTTCGTTATTTCCTGAAATGTTCGAAGGGGTCCTTCATACTTCGATTTTGAAGAAAGCGCAAGAGAATAAAGCTGTTTCATTTTCGGTGACTGATTTTAGAAACTACTCCGAGAACAAACATCATAAAGTCGATGATTACCCGTATGGCGGAGGTGCTGGCATGGTATTAAAGCCAGAACCGCTCTTCAATGCTGTAGAAGCGGTCACAGAGGGTGCTGTTAAGCCGCCGCGAGTCATTTTGATGTGCCCCCAGGGAGAACGTTTCACCCAGGCTAAAGCAGAGGAGCTGGCGTCAGAAGAGAATCTGGTTTTCATATGCGGACATTATGAAGGATATGATGAGCGGATTCGCGAACATCTCGTTACAGATGAACTCTCAATCGGAGACTTTGTATTGACTGGCGGCGAGATTGCATCGATGGCGATTATTGATAGCGTTGTTCGTCTGCTGCCCGGAGTGCTTGGCAATAACGCTTCATCTGTTGAAGATTCCTTTTCAACAGGATTGCTTGAGCACCCGCACTATACCCGTCCCGCGACATATAAAGGTTTTTCTGTGCCAGATGTATTACTGTCCGGCAATCACGGTGAAATCGACAAGTGGCGTATGGAACAATCCCTGAGACGGACACTTGAACGCCGCCCGGATCTATTAGATAAAATTTCGTTAACTCCTGAGCAGGATAAGATGTTGAAGAAACTAAAATCTAACCGATGA
- the rpsP gene encoding 30S ribosomal protein S16, producing the protein MSVKIRLKRMGAKKSPFYRIVVADSRAPRDGRQIETVGTYNPLTKPAEVKIDEAKVLDWMQKGAKPSDTVRNLFSEQGIMEKFHNVKLSK; encoded by the coding sequence ATGTCAGTAAAAATTCGTCTTAAACGTATGGGTGCAAAGAAATCACCTTTCTATCGTATCGTAGTAGCAGATTCACGGGCTCCTCGTGATGGCCGTCAAATCGAAACAGTTGGAACTTACAACCCGCTTACAAAGCCGGCTGAAGTGAAAATTGACGAAGCAAAAGTTTTGGATTGGATGCAGAAAGGCGCTAAGCCATCTGATACAGTTCGTAACTTGTTCTCAGAACAAGGCATCATGGAGAAATTCCATAACGTAAAACTTAGCAAGTAA
- a CDS encoding putative DNA-binding protein — MLEKTTRVNFLFDFYQSLLTDKQRIYMELYYLDDLSLGEIAEEYEVSRQAVYDNVRRTEAMLEDYEAKLSLFNKFQERSELIRQIEQRLSAEKALTDEIQKLLQQIKEHD, encoded by the coding sequence ATGCTAGAGAAAACGACACGTGTTAACTTCCTCTTTGATTTTTATCAATCGTTATTGACGGATAAGCAGCGGATTTATATGGAACTGTATTACCTTGATGATTTGTCGTTAGGCGAAATTGCAGAGGAATACGAAGTGTCCAGGCAAGCTGTATATGATAATGTCCGCAGAACAGAAGCGATGCTCGAAGACTATGAAGCAAAACTATCGTTGTTTAATAAGTTTCAAGAACGCTCAGAGTTAATCAGGCAGATCGAACAGCGGCTTTCAGCTGAAAAAGCGCTGACTGATGAAATCCAAAAGTTATTACAACAAATTAAAGAACACGACTAA
- the ffh gene encoding signal recognition particle protein, whose product MAFEGLAQRLQGTLQKITGKGKISEADVKEMMREVRFALIEADVNLKVVKEFVKTVSERSVGQDVMKSLTPGQQVVKIVKDELTKLMGEEQSGIQFARKSPTVIMMVGLQGAGKTTTSGKLANSLRKRNNKQPLLVAADVYRPAAIQQLETIGKQLTIPVFSMGTDISPVEIVRQALKKADEDHNDVVIIDTAGRLHIDETLMQELKDIRELSSPDEVFLVVDSMTGQDAVNVAKNFDDAIGITGVALTKLDGDTRGGAALSIRSVTQKPIKYVGMGEKMDALEPFHPERMASRILGMGDVMSLIEKAQENVDEDKAKELEQKLRTSTFTLDDFLDQLQQVKQMGPLDEILKMMPGFNKIKGLDNAKVDESQMGKVEAVIYSMTTQERTTPEMINASRKKRIAKGSGTSIQEVNRLLKQFEEMKKMVKQMTGAQQRGKKKMKMPGMDAFFK is encoded by the coding sequence ATGGCTTTTGAAGGATTAGCGCAGCGCCTGCAAGGGACGCTTCAGAAAATCACAGGCAAGGGTAAAATTAGTGAAGCTGATGTAAAAGAAATGATGAGAGAAGTCCGCTTTGCGTTAATTGAAGCGGATGTCAATTTGAAAGTCGTTAAAGAGTTTGTGAAGACGGTCAGCGAACGTTCGGTTGGTCAAGACGTCATGAAGAGTCTGACGCCGGGCCAGCAAGTCGTGAAAATTGTGAAAGACGAACTCACAAAGTTGATGGGAGAAGAGCAATCGGGAATTCAGTTTGCTCGGAAATCACCAACTGTCATTATGATGGTCGGTTTACAAGGTGCTGGTAAAACAACGACCTCAGGTAAACTCGCTAATTCTTTGCGTAAGCGAAACAATAAGCAGCCATTGCTTGTGGCAGCAGACGTTTATCGGCCAGCAGCAATCCAGCAGCTGGAAACTATAGGGAAGCAATTGACGATTCCTGTATTTTCGATGGGAACTGATATCTCACCTGTTGAAATCGTTCGCCAAGCACTCAAAAAAGCAGATGAAGATCACAATGACGTTGTCATCATTGACACGGCGGGTCGACTGCATATTGATGAAACCCTCATGCAGGAGTTAAAAGATATCCGCGAGCTTTCATCACCTGATGAAGTATTCCTAGTTGTAGACTCGATGACTGGTCAAGACGCTGTCAATGTAGCGAAAAACTTTGACGATGCAATTGGGATTACGGGTGTCGCTCTTACCAAACTTGATGGTGATACACGCGGCGGTGCGGCGCTTTCGATTCGTTCTGTTACTCAAAAGCCGATTAAATATGTCGGTATGGGTGAAAAAATGGATGCCCTTGAGCCATTCCATCCTGAACGCATGGCTTCCCGAATTCTTGGAATGGGCGATGTCATGTCTCTTATTGAGAAAGCTCAGGAGAATGTCGATGAGGACAAAGCGAAAGAGCTTGAACAAAAGCTTCGCACTTCAACCTTTACTTTGGACGATTTCCTTGATCAGCTGCAACAGGTGAAACAGATGGGGCCGCTTGATGAGATTTTGAAAATGATGCCAGGCTTCAATAAAATTAAAGGTCTGGATAATGCCAAAGTGGATGAAAGTCAAATGGGGAAAGTGGAGGCAGTCATCTATTCGATGACAACTCAAGAACGTACGACCCCTGAGATGATCAATGCGAGCCGTAAAAAGAGAATTGCAAAAGGATCAGGGACTTCCATCCAAGAAGTTAACCGATTGCTGAAGCAATTTGAAGAGATGAAAAAAATGGTCAAACAGATGACCGGAGCACAGCAACGCGGTAAAAAGAAGATGAAAATGCCAGGAATGGATGCCTTTTTTAAGTAA
- a CDS encoding KH domain-containing protein, which produces MEQLIKTIVKPLVDYPEAIHVEQDEQTNRVAYKLSVHPEDMGKIIGKQGRVASAIRTIVTSAAGSYRGKRVYLDIVD; this is translated from the coding sequence ATGGAGCAGCTGATTAAGACAATCGTAAAACCGTTAGTCGATTATCCCGAAGCGATTCACGTCGAACAGGATGAACAAACGAATCGGGTTGCCTACAAACTTTCTGTCCACCCTGAAGATATGGGGAAGATTATTGGAAAGCAAGGACGTGTCGCAAGTGCGATACGGACAATTGTTACATCAGCTGCAGGCAGCTACCGAGGTAAACGAGTTTACCTGGATATCGTTGACTAA
- the ftsY gene encoding signal recognition particle-docking protein FtsY, which produces MSFFKKMKEKITGTNDSVTGKFKDGLTKTRDSFTSKVNDLVARFREIDEEFFEELEEVLLQADVGFETVMELIDLLKVEVQRKNIKNTAGIQTVISEKLVEIYNSQGESDNSLNIQEDGITVLLMVGVNGVGKTTTIGKLASRLKAEGKTVMLAAGDTFRAGAIEQLVVWGERAGVEVIRQSEGSDPAAVMFDAVNAAKKRNVDVLICDTAGRLQNKVNLMNELQKVHRVIGREIPGAPHEVLLALDATTGQNALIQAETFKEATDVTGIVLTKLDGTAKGGIVLAIRNKLSIPVKFVGLGEGIDDLQPFDPEKYVYGLFADGLELEASQEAKED; this is translated from the coding sequence TGGTTTAACCAAAACGCGCGACTCTTTTACATCCAAAGTGAATGATCTGGTCGCTCGTTTCCGTGAGATTGACGAGGAATTTTTCGAGGAATTGGAAGAGGTTCTGCTGCAGGCCGATGTTGGTTTTGAAACAGTGATGGAATTAATCGACCTGTTAAAAGTCGAAGTGCAGCGCAAAAATATTAAAAACACTGCGGGGATTCAAACGGTTATTTCTGAAAAACTTGTTGAAATCTATAATTCTCAAGGCGAAAGTGACAACAGTTTGAATATCCAAGAAGATGGAATTACAGTCCTTCTCATGGTTGGCGTGAACGGTGTAGGAAAAACAACGACGATTGGTAAACTGGCTTCCCGACTGAAAGCTGAAGGAAAGACAGTCATGCTTGCGGCAGGTGACACATTCCGTGCCGGTGCAATTGAGCAGCTAGTTGTCTGGGGCGAACGTGCGGGAGTTGAAGTGATCCGGCAGTCTGAAGGATCTGATCCTGCTGCAGTGATGTTCGATGCCGTGAATGCTGCGAAAAAACGCAATGTGGACGTATTGATTTGCGATACAGCAGGACGGTTGCAGAACAAAGTGAATTTGATGAATGAGCTGCAAAAAGTGCATCGCGTCATTGGACGTGAAATTCCGGGTGCTCCTCATGAGGTGCTGCTCGCGCTAGATGCAACAACAGGGCAAAACGCATTAATCCAGGCAGAAACGTTTAAAGAAGCGACTGATGTAACAGGAATTGTCCTAACAAAGCTGGACGGGACTGCGAAAGGCGGAATTGTTCTGGCAATCCGTAACAAGTTGAGTATTCCGGTGAAGTTTGTAGGGCTGGGTGAAGGTATCGATGATTTGCAGCCATTCGATCCTGAGAAGTATGTATACGGTCTTTTTGCTGATGGACTGGAATTAGAGGCCAGCCAGGAAGCCAAAGAGGATTAA